A region of Deinococcus metalli DNA encodes the following proteins:
- a CDS encoding magnesium transporter CorA family protein — MIRAKRLDTGRAVEWAGETHGVWVDAHDPSADDLAALRAAFPLNRLALEDALERGHWSRAEQYPEHEFVTLRSFVHPDAPDDFTERVSVFVFRDAVLTISSAGTRALDAVWTLAGREAVNTPHEVTYELLDHTADTFFALADGLESRLDALEERVFLNARENPVAAVFTLKHLLAHARRLASDAREATALLARHAECTPQDLVRYRDAQDSFTRAAGRLDGLRDFLTSLLDLHLNLQSQRMNEVMRTLTAVSVVFLPLTFLAGVWGMNFQHMPELAWPYGYALAWASFLLIGGLLALYFKRRGWW, encoded by the coding sequence ATGATCCGCGCCAAACGACTCGACACCGGCCGGGCCGTGGAGTGGGCCGGCGAGACCCACGGCGTGTGGGTGGACGCGCACGATCCCAGTGCGGATGACCTCGCGGCCCTGCGCGCCGCGTTTCCCCTCAACCGCCTGGCGCTGGAAGACGCCCTGGAACGCGGGCACTGGAGCCGCGCGGAGCAGTACCCGGAACACGAGTTCGTCACGCTGCGGTCGTTCGTGCACCCGGACGCGCCGGACGACTTCACGGAACGGGTCAGCGTCTTCGTGTTCCGGGACGCGGTGCTGACCATCAGCAGCGCCGGCACCCGCGCGCTGGACGCCGTGTGGACGCTGGCCGGGCGCGAGGCGGTGAACACGCCGCACGAGGTCACGTACGAGCTGCTCGACCACACGGCGGATACCTTCTTCGCGCTCGCCGACGGCCTGGAGAGCCGACTGGACGCACTGGAGGAGCGCGTGTTCCTGAATGCCCGCGAAAACCCGGTGGCCGCGGTGTTCACGCTCAAGCACCTGCTCGCGCATGCCCGGCGTCTGGCATCCGACGCGCGCGAGGCGACGGCGCTGCTCGCCCGGCACGCCGAGTGCACGCCGCAGGATCTGGTGCGCTACCGTGACGCCCAGGACTCGTTCACGCGCGCGGCGGGGCGGCTGGACGGCCTGCGGGATTTCCTGACCAGCCTGCTCGACCTCCACCTGAACCTGCAGAGCCAGCGCATGAATGAGGTGATGCGCACCCTGACGGCCGTGAGCGTGGTGTTCCTGCCACTGACCTTCCTGGCTGGAGTGTGGGGCATGAACTTCCAGCACATGCCGGAGCTGGCGTGGCCGTACGGATATGCCCTGGCGTGGGCGAGTTTCCTGCTGATCGGTGGGCTGCTCGCGCTGTACTTCAAGCGCCGCGGCTGGTGGTAG
- the crcB gene encoding fluoride efflux transporter CrcB: MNAWAWVMLGGAVGAAARYGTQLALAPLVLRAGVPVAVLLINVVGSFLLGLTVALVGRGAWPETARLAFGTGVLGAFTTFSTFSVDLADLLGAGRSGAATLYALLSVLLGVLAAVLGRTLGARV; the protein is encoded by the coding sequence ATGAACGCGTGGGCGTGGGTGATGCTGGGCGGCGCGGTGGGCGCGGCGGCGCGCTACGGCACCCAGCTGGCCCTGGCCCCGCTGGTGCTGCGCGCGGGTGTTCCGGTGGCGGTGCTGCTGATCAACGTCGTGGGCTCGTTCCTACTGGGCCTGACCGTCGCGCTGGTCGGGCGCGGCGCGTGGCCCGAAACGGCCCGGCTGGCCTTCGGCACCGGCGTGCTGGGGGCCTTCACGACCTTCTCGACCTTCAGCGTGGACCTGGCCGACCTGCTCGGCGCCGGGCGCAGCGGCGCGGCCACGCTGTACGCGCTGCTGAGCGTGCTGCTGGGCGTCCTGGCCGCGGTCCTGGGCCGCACGCTGGGAGCGCGCGTGTGA
- the xseA gene encoding exodeoxyribonuclease VII large subunit: MTRRRRKAETTRPPEHFLELAEVLDYVAAVIARGVPGAVWVRAEIASLTDRRHLYLDLVQLGDDGEVARCRATVWARERFELEGKFRRATGGALEAGLKVLLFCTPEFHAQYGFSLHILDIAPEFTLGDVAARLSALRDTLVQEGVYGLNRSLPAPADYARVAVISPQEAAGLGDFRRETDALEAAGVIQFTYLEATFQGRAASASVTQAVALARGLHAEAPLDALVVIRGGGAVTDLAWLNDLDIARALATFPAPVITGLGHARDDTLPDEVAFARTDTPSKAAALIVRTVAAAAAQASADARTIRAVGAQTYVDAQARAEWARERARNGAARLVERQRADVDALMRQALGLTPERTLARGYALVRDHAGHPITRAAQVGPGQTLTLAFGDGVVSVREDS, encoded by the coding sequence GTGACCCGGCGCCGCCGCAAGGCCGAGACCACGCGCCCCCCCGAGCATTTCCTGGAACTCGCGGAGGTGCTCGACTACGTCGCGGCCGTGATCGCGCGCGGGGTACCGGGCGCGGTGTGGGTGCGTGCCGAGATCGCCTCGCTGACGGACCGCCGGCACCTGTACCTGGACCTCGTACAGCTGGGCGACGACGGCGAGGTCGCCCGCTGCCGCGCGACCGTGTGGGCGCGGGAACGCTTCGAGCTGGAGGGCAAGTTCCGCCGCGCCACCGGCGGCGCGCTGGAGGCCGGTCTGAAGGTGCTGCTGTTCTGCACGCCGGAATTCCACGCCCAGTACGGCTTCTCGCTGCACATCCTGGACATCGCGCCGGAGTTCACGCTGGGCGACGTCGCCGCCCGCTTAAGCGCCCTGCGCGACACGCTGGTGCAGGAGGGCGTGTACGGCCTGAACCGCTCGCTGCCCGCCCCCGCCGACTACGCCCGCGTGGCCGTGATCTCGCCGCAGGAGGCCGCCGGCCTGGGCGACTTTCGCCGCGAGACGGACGCGCTGGAGGCGGCTGGAGTCATTCAGTTCACGTACCTGGAAGCGACCTTCCAGGGCCGGGCGGCGTCGGCCAGCGTGACGCAGGCGGTCGCGCTGGCCCGTGGGCTGCACGCCGAGGCGCCGCTGGACGCGCTGGTCGTGATCCGCGGGGGCGGCGCCGTGACGGACCTCGCGTGGCTGAACGACCTGGACATCGCCCGCGCCCTGGCGACCTTCCCGGCTCCGGTCATCACCGGCCTGGGCCACGCGCGGGACGACACCCTGCCGGACGAGGTCGCGTTCGCGCGCACCGACACGCCCAGCAAGGCCGCCGCGCTGATCGTGCGGACCGTGGCCGCCGCCGCCGCGCAGGCCAGCGCTGACGCCCGCACCATCCGCGCGGTCGGCGCGCAGACGTACGTGGACGCGCAGGCCCGCGCCGAGTGGGCCAGGGAGCGAGCGCGGAACGGCGCCGCCCGGCTGGTGGAGCGTCAGCGCGCCGACGTGGACGCCCTGATGCGGCAGGCGCTGGGCCTGACGCCCGAACGCACCCTGGCCCGCGGCTACGCCCTGGTGCGCGACCACGCCGGGCACCCGATCACACGCGCTGCGCAGGTCGGGCCGGGCCAGACCCTGACACTGGCCTTCGGGGACGGCGTGGTGAGCGTCCGCGAGGACAGCTGA
- a CDS encoding sulfurtransferase: MTTPSSPLTSAEWLRDHVNDANVRVLDCRYALSDPLVGRIAYLSGHIPGAVYADLETDLSGPLQEGGAGGRHPLPDPATLAEWLGSVGIGNDSVVVCYDDPSTGQGFYAARAWWLLRWLGHAQVSVLDGGWPAWTAAGGALSTDEPAPTPTTFTPDVQSGMVATAADVQARSQGTLLIDSRAGNRYRGEVEPIDAKAGHIPGAVNREWGGALDEHGRWRGADAQAARLDAGSAPTVTYCGSGVSATPNLLARELAGVPLGPDNRLYAGSWSDWISDEARPVATGEE; encoded by the coding sequence ATGACGACGCCCTCTTCTCCCCTCACCTCCGCCGAGTGGCTGCGCGACCACGTGAACGATGCGAATGTGCGGGTGCTGGACTGCCGCTACGCGCTGTCCGATCCGCTGGTCGGGCGCATCGCGTACCTGAGCGGCCACATTCCCGGCGCGGTGTACGCCGACCTGGAGACGGATCTGAGCGGCCCGTTGCAGGAGGGCGGCGCGGGCGGGCGCCACCCCCTGCCCGATCCGGCGACGCTGGCAGAGTGGCTGGGCAGCGTGGGCATCGGCAACGACAGCGTGGTCGTGTGCTACGACGATCCCAGCACCGGGCAGGGCTTCTATGCGGCGCGGGCATGGTGGCTGCTGCGCTGGCTGGGGCACGCGCAGGTCAGCGTGCTGGACGGCGGCTGGCCCGCGTGGACGGCGGCGGGCGGCGCGCTCAGCACGGACGAGCCGGCCCCCACCCCGACGACCTTCACGCCGGACGTGCAGTCCGGGATGGTCGCCACCGCCGCCGATGTGCAGGCGCGGTCACAGGGCACGCTGCTGATCGACTCGCGCGCCGGGAACCGCTACCGGGGCGAGGTCGAACCCATCGACGCGAAGGCCGGGCACATTCCGGGCGCCGTGAACCGCGAGTGGGGCGGCGCGCTGGACGAGCACGGCCGCTGGCGCGGGGCGGACGCACAGGCCGCGCGCCTGGACGCCGGAAGCGCCCCGACCGTCACGTACTGCGGCAGCGGAGTGAGCGCCACGCCGAATCTGCTCGCGCGGGAACTCGCGGGCGTGCCGCTGGGACCGGACAACCGGCTGTACGCCGGCTCGTGGAGCGACTGGATCAGCGACGAGGCCCGTCCCGTGGCGACCGGCGAGGAGTGA
- the der gene encoding ribosome biogenesis GTPase Der: protein MHKVAIVGRPNVGKSSLFNRLIGRRDAVVADFPGVTRDAKEGLMLHHNHRITLIDTGGLWSGDEWEQAIREKAEWAMEGAQAVMFVLDPREGLSAADYEVAEWLRRLGKPVIVVANKIDSPKHDVYMAELWGLGFGDPVPVSAEHARGLDDLLDRVMEHLPEDDEDVPEVAPIRISLIGRPNVGKSSLLNAITQSDRAIVADQPGTTRDSLDVEWDYGGQRFVLVDTAGIRKKPDTAIEDYAIQRSQAAIARSDLIWLVVNATELGDHELKLANLAYDSGKPVIVVVNKWDLVPDEDLKRTEKDLNQKLHHISYAPRVYTSAINDYGIHEMLAEAMKLHEKWQGRVPTSELNRWLEVWQMRQAVPNFHGKKLKMYFMTQVETAPPTFAIFCNRADFVTRAYEGFLQNRIREDLDLAGIPVRLKWKEKGPYKRGQKGEDADA, encoded by the coding sequence ATGCATAAAGTCGCCATTGTCGGCCGACCCAACGTCGGCAAGTCCAGCCTGTTTAACCGCCTGATCGGCCGCCGCGACGCGGTCGTGGCCGACTTCCCCGGCGTGACCCGCGACGCCAAGGAAGGACTGATGCTGCACCACAACCACCGCATCACCCTGATCGACACCGGCGGGCTGTGGAGCGGGGACGAGTGGGAGCAGGCCATCCGCGAGAAGGCCGAGTGGGCCATGGAGGGCGCGCAGGCCGTGATGTTCGTCCTCGATCCGCGCGAGGGTCTGTCGGCCGCCGACTACGAGGTGGCCGAGTGGCTGCGCCGCCTGGGCAAGCCCGTGATCGTCGTGGCGAACAAGATCGACAGCCCCAAGCACGACGTGTATATGGCCGAACTGTGGGGCCTGGGCTTCGGTGACCCGGTGCCGGTCAGCGCGGAGCACGCGCGCGGCCTGGACGACCTGCTCGACCGCGTGATGGAGCACCTGCCCGAGGACGACGAGGACGTGCCGGAAGTCGCGCCGATCCGCATCTCGCTGATCGGGCGGCCGAACGTGGGCAAGTCCAGCCTGCTGAACGCGATCACGCAGTCTGACCGCGCCATCGTGGCGGACCAGCCCGGGACCACCCGCGACTCGCTGGACGTCGAGTGGGATTACGGCGGGCAGCGCTTCGTGCTGGTGGACACCGCGGGGATCCGCAAGAAGCCCGACACGGCCATCGAGGACTACGCCATCCAGCGCTCGCAGGCCGCGATTGCGCGCAGCGACCTGATCTGGCTGGTCGTGAACGCCACGGAACTCGGCGACCACGAGCTGAAGCTCGCCAACCTGGCGTACGACAGCGGCAAGCCCGTGATCGTGGTGGTGAACAAGTGGGACCTGGTGCCCGACGAGGATCTGAAGCGCACCGAGAAGGACCTGAACCAGAAGCTCCACCACATCTCTTACGCGCCGCGCGTGTACACCAGCGCGATCAACGACTACGGCATCCATGAGATGCTGGCCGAGGCCATGAAACTCCACGAGAAGTGGCAGGGCCGCGTGCCCACCAGCGAACTCAACCGCTGGCTGGAGGTGTGGCAGATGCGCCAAGCGGTGCCGAACTTCCACGGCAAGAAGCTGAAGATGTACTTCATGACGCAGGTGGAGACCGCGCCGCCGACGTTCGCGATCTTCTGCAACCGCGCCGACTTCGTCACGCGGGCCTACGAGGGCTTCCTTCAGAACCGCATCCGCGAGGATCTGGATCTGGCCGGCATTCCCGTGCGCCTGAAGTGGAAGGAGAAGGGGCCGTATAAGCGCGGCCAGAAGGGCGAGGACGCGGACGCCTGA
- a CDS encoding LysR family transcriptional regulator: MELRHLRHFVALAEEEHFGRAAERVFVVQQALSNSIRNLEDEVGVPLVLRTTRRVQLTPAGQEFLVGARATLALAGQTVERARRAARGEVGRLTIGFVSGLAFGGLPEIVRRFRELYPNVSVDLRELTAQEQEAALRGGQIDVGLMLLPVRDPSLDSRALWRQPLVAALPAAHPLARRRKLKIGDLRGEPFVFFPRQIRATYFDQVMRWCAAAGFTPHVVQEAIEVPTLLSLVAAGIGVFLPIEFFSRLSLPGVVYRPVEDAPIIEIVAVWSRGEGRSPVVRAFLTVAGEVLAEH; encoded by the coding sequence ATCGAACTCAGGCACCTGCGTCACTTCGTCGCGCTGGCCGAGGAAGAACACTTCGGCCGCGCCGCCGAGCGGGTGTTCGTGGTGCAGCAGGCCCTGTCGAACTCCATCCGCAACCTCGAGGACGAGGTGGGCGTGCCGCTGGTGCTGCGGACCACGCGCCGGGTGCAGCTCACGCCGGCCGGGCAGGAGTTTCTGGTCGGCGCGCGCGCCACGCTGGCCCTGGCCGGGCAGACGGTGGAACGCGCCCGCCGCGCCGCGCGGGGCGAGGTCGGGCGGCTGACCATCGGCTTCGTCAGCGGGCTGGCCTTCGGCGGCCTGCCGGAAATCGTGCGCAGATTCCGCGAGCTGTACCCGAACGTCAGCGTGGATCTGCGCGAACTGACCGCCCAGGAGCAGGAGGCCGCGCTGCGTGGCGGGCAGATCGACGTGGGCCTGATGCTGCTCCCGGTGCGCGACCCCAGCCTGGATTCCCGCGCGCTGTGGCGCCAGCCGCTGGTGGCCGCGCTGCCCGCCGCGCACCCCCTGGCGCGCCGCCGCAAGCTGAAGATCGGCGACCTGCGCGGTGAGCCCTTCGTGTTCTTCCCGCGCCAGATCCGCGCCACGTACTTCGATCAGGTCATGCGCTGGTGCGCCGCCGCCGGCTTCACGCCGCACGTCGTGCAGGAGGCCATCGAGGTGCCCACCCTGCTGTCGCTGGTCGCGGCGGGCATCGGCGTCTTTCTGCCTATCGAGTTCTTCTCGCGCCTCAGCTTACCCGGCGTGGTGTACCGGCCCGTCGAGGACGCACCGATCATCGAGATCGTCGCCGTGTGGAGCCGCGGCGAGGGCCGCAGCCCGGTCGTCCGCGCCTTCCTCACGGTCGCCGGAGAGGTGCTCGCGGAGCACTGA
- the yedA gene encoding drug/metabolite exporter YedA — protein sequence MLTRNAAPPAVTPTVLAALAVVYVVWGSTYYAIKVAIGSLPPLGMLGLRFLLAGALLYGVLRVRGMAGPTLRQWGRCAVIGTLLLGGGTGFVTLAERDASSSVAALMIAVSPLFAAVFATLWGEKTGRREWLGIGVGLLGIVLLNLGELRATPGAAVLLVLAPLCWTFGSQWSRHLPLPAGLMNSAAQMLTGGAVLAVLSAVTGEHWRVPTAGSVWALAYLVVIGGVLAYSAYTYLVAHARPALATSYAYVNPVVAILLGVLVGGEHVGPLGWAALGVIVAGVVLVAWPVGTPAPAGRPHSGAAD from the coding sequence GTGCTCACCCGGAACGCCGCCCCGCCCGCCGTGACCCCGACCGTGCTGGCCGCGCTGGCCGTGGTGTACGTGGTGTGGGGCAGCACGTACTACGCCATCAAGGTCGCCATCGGCAGCCTGCCGCCGCTGGGCATGCTGGGCCTGCGCTTTCTGCTGGCGGGCGCGCTGCTGTACGGCGTACTGCGGGTGCGCGGCATGGCCGGCCCCACCCTGCGGCAGTGGGGACGCTGCGCCGTGATCGGCACCCTGCTGCTGGGCGGCGGCACCGGCTTCGTGACCCTGGCCGAGCGGGACGCGAGTTCCAGCGTGGCCGCCCTGATGATCGCGGTATCGCCGCTGTTCGCGGCGGTGTTCGCCACGCTGTGGGGCGAGAAGACTGGCCGGCGCGAGTGGCTGGGCATCGGTGTGGGCCTGCTGGGCATCGTGCTGCTGAACCTGGGTGAGCTGCGGGCCACCCCGGGCGCGGCCGTCCTGCTGGTGCTCGCGCCGCTGTGCTGGACCTTCGGCAGCCAGTGGTCGCGCCACCTGCCGCTGCCCGCCGGCCTGATGAACAGCGCCGCGCAGATGCTCACGGGCGGCGCGGTGCTGGCCGTCCTGAGCGCCGTCACGGGCGAGCACTGGCGCGTGCCCACGGCGGGCAGCGTGTGGGCGCTGGCGTATCTGGTGGTGATCGGGGGCGTGCTGGCGTACTCGGCGTACACGTACCTCGTGGCGCACGCGCGCCCGGCGCTGGCGACCAGTTACGCCTACGTGAACCCGGTCGTGGCGATCCTGCTGGGCGTGCTGGTCGGGGGCGAACACGTGGGGCCGCTGGGCTGGGCAGCGCTGGGCGTGATCGTGGCTGGAGTGGTGCTGGTCGCGTGGCCGGTGGGGACTCCGGCACCGGCCGGCCGCCCCCACTCCGGCGCGGCCGACTGA
- the aceE gene encoding pyruvate dehydrogenase (acetyl-transferring), homodimeric type, with protein sequence MTTSPPNRPPRAGMNAQDRQQLNEVEKKEWLDSLAYVFADAGDNRAAELLEELDHYAYFHGAPITFKQNTPYINTIDADQQPEYPGDAELERKIRNIIRWNAVVMVIKANKKSDGIGGHLSTYASAAELLEVGFNHFFRGHGAGQDRDLIFYQGHASPGVYARSFLEGRFDEARMNRFRRELQPDGAGLSSYPHPWLMPDYWEFPTVSMGLGPIQAIYQARFIKYLENRELKPKGDAKVWAFLGDGEMDEPQSIGAIRFAAYENLDNLIFVLNANLQRLDGPVRANSKVIQEFEALFRGAGWNVIKVIWDSKWDELLSRDYNGLIVKRFELLVDGESQRYAAFGGKELREKFFNTPELQALIEGWSDAELELLNRGGHDINKIYAAYASATAHKGSPTIIIPRTIKGYGLGESAQARNVAHQVKKLDFHTLKDLRDLLDLPLTDEQVEHMEYYHPGPDSPEVKYALERRAALGGTIPARKVDYPHPTIPNGEFYEEFAKGSGDRAVSTTMAAVQIISKLLRDKEIGKFVVPIVPDEARTFGMDALVPRIGIYSPRGQTYTPVDSGSLMAYKESVNGQMLEEGITEDGAMASWIAAGTAYAHHGVPTIPFFVLYSMFGMQRVGDLVWAAADQRARGFILGATAGRTTLAGEGLQHQDGNSHLQAYVVPNLKTYDPAFAYELAVIIESGIQRMYVDGIDEFYYVTIDNENEVQPSMPDDGRSHEEIREGIVRGMYRYQKSGNAKAKLRAQILASGPAMGAAMEAVQKLEAYGVAADVWSVTSYKELHQDALLTQRHNMLHPTDEPRVAYVAQQLSRDNAPGVLISVSDYMKLGADGLNGHLDRKLWTLGTDGFGRSEAREELRDFFEVDTKHVVLATLYALQRDGKIKGDVVAAAIADLGIDPERDAPVLR encoded by the coding sequence ATGACCACATCTCCGCCGAACAGGCCGCCCCGTGCCGGTATGAACGCCCAGGATCGGCAGCAGCTCAATGAGGTCGAGAAGAAGGAATGGCTCGACTCGCTGGCGTACGTCTTTGCCGACGCCGGGGACAACCGGGCGGCGGAGCTGCTGGAGGAACTCGACCACTACGCGTATTTCCACGGCGCGCCCATCACGTTCAAGCAGAACACGCCGTACATCAACACCATCGACGCCGACCAGCAGCCCGAGTACCCTGGCGACGCCGAGCTTGAGCGTAAGATCCGCAACATCATCCGCTGGAACGCCGTGGTCATGGTCATCAAGGCGAACAAGAAGTCCGACGGAATCGGCGGGCACCTGTCCACCTACGCCAGCGCGGCCGAGCTGCTGGAGGTGGGCTTCAACCACTTCTTCCGCGGCCACGGCGCCGGGCAGGACCGCGACCTGATCTTCTACCAGGGCCATGCCAGCCCCGGCGTGTACGCCCGCTCTTTCCTGGAGGGCCGTTTCGACGAGGCGCGCATGAACCGCTTCCGGCGCGAACTTCAGCCGGACGGCGCGGGCCTGTCCAGCTACCCGCACCCGTGGCTGATGCCCGACTACTGGGAATTCCCGACCGTCAGCATGGGCCTGGGGCCGATTCAGGCGATCTACCAGGCGCGGTTCATCAAGTACCTGGAAAACCGCGAGCTCAAGCCCAAGGGCGACGCCAAGGTCTGGGCCTTCCTGGGCGACGGGGAGATGGACGAGCCGCAGAGCATCGGCGCGATCCGATTTGCCGCGTACGAGAACCTCGACAACCTGATCTTCGTGCTGAACGCGAACCTCCAGCGCCTCGACGGTCCGGTGCGCGCCAACTCCAAGGTGATCCAGGAGTTCGAGGCGCTGTTCCGGGGTGCGGGCTGGAACGTCATCAAGGTCATCTGGGACAGCAAGTGGGACGAGCTGCTGTCGCGCGACTACAACGGCCTGATCGTCAAGCGCTTCGAGCTGCTGGTGGACGGCGAGTCCCAGCGCTACGCGGCCTTCGGCGGCAAGGAGCTGCGCGAGAAGTTCTTCAACACGCCGGAACTCCAGGCCCTGATCGAGGGCTGGAGCGACGCTGAGCTGGAACTGCTGAACCGCGGCGGCCACGACATCAACAAGATCTACGCCGCGTACGCCTCGGCCACGGCGCACAAGGGCAGCCCGACCATCATCATCCCGCGCACCATCAAGGGCTACGGGCTGGGCGAGAGCGCCCAGGCGCGCAACGTGGCCCACCAGGTGAAGAAGCTGGACTTCCATACCCTCAAGGATCTGCGCGACCTGCTGGACCTGCCCCTGACCGACGAGCAGGTCGAGCACATGGAGTACTACCACCCCGGCCCGGACAGCCCGGAGGTGAAGTACGCGCTGGAACGCCGCGCGGCGCTGGGCGGCACGATTCCTGCGCGCAAGGTGGACTACCCGCACCCCACCATTCCCAACGGCGAGTTCTACGAGGAGTTCGCCAAGGGCAGCGGCGACCGCGCGGTGAGCACCACCATGGCCGCCGTGCAGATCATCTCCAAGCTGCTGCGCGACAAGGAGATCGGCAAGTTCGTGGTGCCCATCGTGCCCGACGAGGCCCGCACCTTCGGCATGGACGCTCTGGTGCCGCGCATTGGCATCTACTCGCCGCGCGGGCAGACGTACACGCCGGTCGACTCGGGCTCGCTGATGGCCTACAAGGAAAGCGTGAACGGCCAGATGCTGGAAGAAGGCATCACCGAGGACGGCGCGATGGCGTCGTGGATCGCCGCCGGCACCGCGTACGCGCACCACGGCGTGCCGACCATCCCATTCTTCGTGCTGTACTCGATGTTCGGCATGCAGCGGGTGGGCGACCTCGTGTGGGCTGCCGCGGACCAGCGCGCGCGCGGCTTCATCCTGGGCGCGACCGCCGGGCGGACCACCCTGGCCGGCGAGGGCCTCCAGCACCAGGACGGCAACAGCCACCTGCAGGCCTACGTGGTGCCGAACCTCAAGACCTACGACCCGGCCTTTGCGTACGAACTGGCCGTGATCATCGAGAGCGGTATCCAGCGCATGTACGTGGACGGCATCGACGAGTTCTACTACGTCACCATCGACAACGAGAACGAGGTGCAGCCGTCCATGCCGGATGACGGCCGCAGCCACGAGGAAATCCGCGAGGGCATCGTGCGCGGCATGTACCGCTACCAGAAGAGCGGCAACGCCAAGGCGAAACTCCGCGCGCAGATCCTCGCCAGCGGCCCGGCCATGGGCGCGGCGATGGAGGCCGTGCAGAAGCTGGAGGCCTACGGCGTCGCCGCCGACGTGTGGAGCGTGACCAGCTACAAGGAACTCCACCAGGACGCCCTGCTGACCCAGCGGCACAACATGCTGCACCCCACGGACGAGCCCCGCGTGGCATACGTGGCCCAGCAGCTCTCCAGGGACAACGCCCCCGGCGTGCTGATCAGCGTGAGCGACTACATGAAGCTCGGCGCAGACGGCCTGAACGGTCACCTCGACCGCAAGCTGTGGACGCTCGGCACCGACGGCTTCGGCCGCTCGGAAGCCCGCGAGGAACTCCGCGACTTCTTCGAGGTCGACACTAAGCACGTCGTCCTCGCCACCCTGTACGCCCTCCAGCGCGACGGCAAGATCAAGGGTGACGTGGTCGCGGCGGCCATTGCCGACCTGGGCATCGACCCGGAACGCGACGCGCCCGTCCTGCGCTGA